A single Streptomyces sp. Edi2 DNA region contains:
- a CDS encoding nitroreductase family deazaflavin-dependent oxidoreductase, with protein sequence MPLQGEYEPSPEQWVRDQVEEYEGSGGTKGTTIRGLPVVVLTTRGAKSGKIRKSPLMRVEHDGAYAVVASLGGAPRHPVWYHNVVADPRVELQDGPERRDMTAREVTGEEKALWWGRAVEAYPDYADYQKKTDRQIPVFVLEPAATAH encoded by the coding sequence CGAGCCCGGAGCAGTGGGTACGCGATCAGGTCGAGGAGTACGAAGGCTCCGGCGGTACGAAAGGCACCACGATCCGGGGGCTGCCCGTCGTGGTGCTGACCACCCGGGGCGCGAAGAGCGGAAAGATCCGCAAGAGCCCGCTGATGCGGGTGGAGCACGACGGGGCGTATGCGGTGGTGGCCTCCCTGGGCGGCGCACCGCGGCACCCGGTCTGGTACCACAACGTCGTGGCGGACCCGCGGGTGGAGCTGCAGGACGGCCCGGAGCGCCGGGACATGACGGCCCGTGAGGTCACCGGCGAGGAGAAGGCCCTGTGGTGGGGCCGCGCGGTCGAGGCGTACCCCGATTACGCCGACTACCAGAAGAAGACGGACCGGCAGATCCCGGTGTTCGTCCTGGAGCCGGCGGCCACGGCGCACTGA